From the Cydia amplana chromosome 8, ilCydAmpl1.1, whole genome shotgun sequence genome, the window ACGATACAAGACGTCTAATAAGCAGTTAACGAAGCAGGTATGCTTGCAAGGCCCTAATTGTTATATTAAGTCTATCATAATGCTTTGCATTTCTACCTTATCTTTTCAGGGAGAAGTGTCTGAATGAACCTTTTttcaagtgaaaacttctttagcggcgctgtgcacttttcgtgatggggaaaaaatgttaaactcgcgagaggtgtcacgtgaccgtaagacgtaagtcGGACACGTGAGCTGGTcaaaaaaactgttacttcaatgtcattgagttttcctttattgatttaaatgccatctagcgagtttcgctctaactggtattaatataactcgagtactaacagtgatgtgcttaggggtttcaagtaatgcgactaaagaacgctagatggcgttaacctcaattatacatagtgctgcagacattttgcaatggtgattgagttttcacttctgccagcactcctggagtgcaacccgttgtttttttatttccaggGCTACCTCTTCGGCTGCCACCTAGCCCTAGCCTGGCAAGCCTTCCTTGACTTGGAACCGTTCTCCGGCCCCGAGCCCTCTCGTTTCTCCTTAGTCGGTGCCCCGTTGGCGTTCACTCTTCAAGCAAGACCCGAGCTGTACGAATACATCGAGGCTGGGCGGAAGAGCGTGCACGATGTTGACTACCATGCGGTGAGTGGAAATCTTAGTACCTACTGTATGTTCTATAGGTACATAAGGATCGAGAAAGTATGGTGCAATTTAATGGAGAATGTGACAAAAAATGACATATTGACTCGAATTGATAAATACTTTCTGGCACACCTGGTAAtcaattaaataaaaccagTAGTCATCAGGTATTTACACCACCTAATATGTTAGCAAACTACTAGAATACGCGGAGTGTAGCAGAAATCATATCCGGGAGGTACCTATAATGTTAATCTTTTTCAACCAATAAAGTCCAACGGTTGTGGGCCGTTTCCAATCACAGCTAACTTTCAAGAACTTTGATAATTGAAATTGGCATACCCACGCACCATGCTGCAATGCGGCAGGCAGAGCAATATCGTTAGATTTTGAATGTAGAtaaccttaacacattcattgccaccgagccaaacaagacatccgcgccaggccccaaaaatttcgtcatataaagctgtagtaccacgatcccgactattggGTCGTCcgacctgggaacgaaatcattacccgatagtcgggttttcggcactgaatgtgttaactctTGTAAGACGCGCCTAGGGCTggcaccatggctgtcacgttctaacaaatatataagggcgaaagtgacgcataccatgacaggtgataaaaatgcgaccatgatagctggtcggACCAGGACTCTATAGTCGTCTATTTGACATACTTAAACACTTTTTCGTTGACAGCTATACAAAGCGGTGCTGGAGGGTGACGGCATCGAGCAGACCAAACAGCTCCAGCGAGAGCACATCGCGACCGCCTGCGAGGTACTTGACAGTTTCCCCAACTGCGACGCTAGGACCGCTCTCACCAACATCATTGTCGCCATGCATCATGACCACCTCTAGAACCAAACTAGGGTatcgtttgtagctttctaatagagcccgaaggctaatcctattgtctattgttaagtaaaaccgctcgtgtcacgtgccacaaccacctgcataaaaaatcggtacttcggttactgagtgccggcgagtcgaacgctacagaaccagtctaaaatgtgtcatcgagatgcgtaacaaaggcgcgttatcggagagcgcacctacactggttttttgagcgttggactagcccgcgctcaggtgccaaatagaataataaggacccttttttgcaggtaagtagcacgtgcggttttactgaacaatagacaataggataagccttcgggctctactagaaagctacaaactatatttaATGTTACTTATCCacctatttgtgacgttatctatgaaaagggaccttattgtcgatggcgcttacggcattattaacgatgctccgatataaatataatgccgcgtgACGCTGtccggcgtaagcgccatcgaaaataaggacccttttcatagataatgccccatttatctAGTTGTTACCTAGGTAACTAAAACGGGACTAAATCGCGTATGCAGAAATCACCACAATATGTCTACGGGAATATAAGTGTAACGTCGTAAATATTTTATCACGTTGACAGTCCCTATATAGATACAAAATGATATGACAAAGTCATACGTCCAAGTGTGCTTCCACTTTGAAGTTGTGAATTTATAGTGGAAGCACGGACTTCTGAAAAAGGTTACAGACATGTACAGGGAACGTGTTaagtttattagggttccgtacccaaagggtaaaaacgggaccctattactaagactccgctgtccgtccgtctgtcaccaggctgtatctcacgaaccgtgatagctagacagttgaaattttcacagatgatgtatttctgttgccgctataacaacaaatactaaaaacagaataaaataaagatttaagtgaggctcccatacaacaaacgtgatttttgaccgaagttaagcaacgtcgggcggagtcagtacttggatgggtgaccgtttttatgcttgttttgctctattttttgttgatggtgcgtaaccctccgtgcgcgagtccgactcgcacttggccggttttattgttTACGCAATTACGTCGCAAAAATCGTAGAAGTTGAAATCAGTAAACTGAATATAATATCAttcgtttcttaaaaaaattacactattGAGGCGAGTCGGGTGTAGGCGCCATTAGGATATCTATCAAGAATATAATTAACCAAAGTAAGGGAAGCTGCTGTAGGAAAGTATAAAAATCTATAAACTAAACACGAAAATCGACTAATAACGtttttgtctattattaaataaGAATAGTGTACTTAAACAGAAAAGTTAGGTAAGTATCTACAGGCTGTTGCCTATAACAGAAGCAATAGTGATGAATTAAAATTCTATCAGGCTGCCGCATATACACTTTTTTATTCGTGATTGATTTTGAGAATAATTAGATTAAATAGTGTTACCAATGCGTAAGTTAccatattgaaaataaatatatataacttAATATACGTGCAGTCATGCACATTGGTTACGACTATATTGTGACATATGGTTTttaaaggtatgtatttttttaaccttATTTATCGTAATTAATTATCAAAGTCTATATTGACTTGTTCTATATACTTAACTTCTATATTGTGTTTGttaaggtacctatatatttacttGTTGGTAGTGCCtatctataatttaaaaaaataatgccgttTTCCCaggttcaaaaaaatataggtaggtataggtaaatctaggtaggtacctagttaaaatgtaggtaaggATAAAAAAGTCAGACCATGTTAGAATGTAGGCACTTTATGTACTCAGGGTATTTAATAGGGtgtttcacttttgtatggagaaaaaaaagttgtgatatttttcctgacGTTGCTCATCAATCGGGTCTCCCCATTCTACAAACTATCTATTtaatttttcataataatcgattaacgtttaaaggttgcacaaattgaaaatgtggagggagaaccccatacatagcgtgaaaattaactattttttttaataacaaaatataatgaactgatactaaaatctaatgaaaaaactgaattttgcgtctaaaacacgataaaaccacttttcctttggaaacaggtggaaaaactgaaaaatcttaattagaaCATTTATCGAGTAACCAAAATCCGTGttaactactaattttaaaattgatttatatgtagaaggttcagtatcacactactcaccgctttgatggtagccacttaaaccattttctaccctccgatgtagagtcgttggttattggcaaggtgcgaagtcggtggagagggaagtggcgctgatcgtcacaaacgcaggtaatcttatggaatgtccgccattagtactagcggcagccgcttgaactaattttactccataagatttaacgtagaaagtccgccaaaatgagggcagcatcagtcgtgcacctagcgaatttgagaaaactttgttgatgttgtgcaacctctaaatattcaccgatttttttttttttggtataggTATACTATTTTTTAATCAGGAAGAACCAGAATTCGAGCAGTCAGAAgaaaatcgaaaattcggaAAAATGAAACACCCTAGTTTCTATCTAACTTAAATCTAACTTGATTGCAGATACCATTCCATGGAACTAATACCTATATGAAAATACATTgttattgtatgtatttttgtaataaatatttttacttatttcGTGTTTAATTTATAATTCTTATACCTGAAGCCGCGTTTCGAATCCTGATTCACCCATTTTGTCCTTACTTCTTTTGTCAGTTAATTGTATAATGGTTCACTTCGCTCTTTTTTAGCCAACAGCGCGATGCAAGGAGGGTGTTGTGtcatatttatctatttaataGGATAAACTTAACAACAACAGGACGTATGGAAGGAAACAACAAatctttttaaattattgtattaataaataatggtaGTTCTATTTACATGACACATTCGATTACTCTTTTGTTTTGGCAGaagacaataaaaatattgttacacaATAGGTTTGTCGTAACTTAAATTAACGCTCAGGGCGTAAAGTAACCTAAATTGTAAAAACCATATGGTAATAACCCACATTAAAACACCTGAAATCAGGCGAAATTAACAAATAAACGTCATGCTTTTTGGTTACAACTTTATGACAATACTGGTCGTTTTTGGTTTTGAGTTTAGAATTTGATGTAAAATACCACATACTTTCATGCACACTGAAGAATACACGTTACAAGCAGTCCAAGCACTCAAGTTAATGGGTATATCACAGGTTTCTAGTGAAGTGACCTAACTGATACAACGCTTATAAAAGACCGATGATACATGATTTCTTTACATACGCTACAAATTTTATCTTTACAATTTTGGTGTCAAAATGTTGCCCTTGCAAAACgcgtataaaattataaacttcGGTTTAATGCTAGTACCACAGTACGATCAAAAGTCGGTATACTTAAAATTGACGAGGGACAGAATACACCAAGAAGACATTTTGATAGTAACGTGGTTGGAAGTTGGGTAAATGAGGTTTGTAACGCGtaaatacattataaatattgCGATGGGTTTGATATGTGCAGTCCCGACGGGACCAGAGCTGGGTCACGATCGTTGGCAAGTGGCAATGGCAAGACTTTTTACAACGTCTACACAAATTATATCCAAATACAATTTTAGGCAAATTTTGGTAAGTTTCGAAACGTTAAGCATTTCCATAAGATCGACGACAATTCGCACCATTCGTTAATTTTAATTCAACTCCTACCTTACAATTTACATAGACTCCGATGTCTATTATTGCttaatttttataagttttgtcTTCAAAACTTTTAACCTATAAATAATTTCACGTTCGTCCCAATAAATTTACCATTCAATAAATACGTAcacgtaaaaaatataaactatatcAATAGTTTAATCTTTAAAACAAACTTTTTCTTAcgctaattatatattaataactattaatcagtatgttttcattcatttcaataatacgccTACTTTATAATCTTTCCAAGCGCCTGACAATTGTTTTTTTCTGCAAATATTCTATCTTATATAAATGTATGTAATTTATTACTCATCtttttattgtatgtacctaattttataaaattttatcgTCTACGTCAGATGATTAAGTCAGTAGACACATCACTTGATCAAACGATCAAGGCAATTAATGCTTTAGTTAATATCGAATGTCTACAGACCTCGGTCTGCGGCCGAACATGCAGGCACTAGTGAAAAGTAAAGAAGGCTACTTGAACATGCTAAAAACAACTGTAATAATTTAATGTGATGACGTAAAGGAAATATATTAATGTCTACAGTAACACTAAACCGTTACAAAGGAAATGATCTGACAATGGTTCACgtaatacaatataaataagttaaatactctaaaaagttaaaaatacacaCATCCTAACCTAATAGAAAAGCACTCGATATCTTTGTGGTACTAACCGTGTCGCTCGAGCGCCACCGtttgatttaataataataaatacgcCTATGCAAATGATCAGCAATACAGAGGAatggtatttaattaaaatacaattaaaacaacttaaatacataaacaaaggtacaaaaatatcaataaacaCGCTCGCCGACGGCAAGtctgccggcggcggcgcgagtaTCGTCTGACGTTTTGTACTCTGTCTCGTAAGCTAGTCACAGGTTAGTAGTTGAGATCATCGCGATGCACAAGCACTGCGTCGTATTAGAAAACACCCACAAAATATGCAGACAAAATACTAACCATTCTATTTTAAAACGTagaatgtaaaataataaaaactagatCCAAAAAGGGCCACAAATCGATTTCGGCAAACTAAAATACGACAAGAATATACAAAAAACAAATCTACACGATAACGGTCACTTCGACGATACACGATTCGATACTAACATAGTAACGTAAGACTAGCTGAAATGCGATAAAcactattaaaaaatataacttaaaattacatcTTTGATCGGAAACTCACTCGGGTGACCGGGTCCGGACCGGCCCGacttatatttaaatttcataAATCGAGGAACTACAATAGTCGGAAAGCACTGCGTCTCTACCTATAGTCTACTAATGGAAAGGCAACATCTCTCGTCTCGCTCACTCGAGCGCGGCGGACGGAGCGGAGGGTGCGGGCGGGCGGCGCTCGGGCCGTCAGGTGGCCGACTCCTGGTAGGGCCCCGTGACCGTGCAGCCGTGCATGGGGAACAGCGTGGTCCACGACGTGGTGGTGTTGGTGTGTGCGCGCAGCAGCACGTggccggcgcggcgcgcggccgCCGTGGCCTCCACCAGCGCGGCCAGCGAGCCGTAGCCGGGCACGTCGGCCCGCGCGGCGGCGCGAGGCGACGGCGACGCGGGGGCGGAGCCGGCCGCGCAAGGCGGCGGGGTCAGCCCCAGCTTCTTTAGTCTCATCTTCTCCTCCCACTCCTCGAGGCCGTGCTTCGGCCGGTTGAGGTTCCGGTGCTGGTAGAAAACTAGAGATATCCGCGTCGGATTCATCCGGTTCGGCGTCCGGACGGACGTCGTCGAGTGCATCTCGTGCTTGGCGCACTCGAAGAGCACGCTGCCGTGGCCGAGGGCGATGGCGACGCCGCCCATCTGGCCGTCCTTGAAGCACTCGAGGTTGTCCGTGACCTCGGTGACCTCCCCTATGGGCTCGGCCTTCGGCGGCTCGGGCGGGTAGGGTATGGAGAAGGGCGGCGGGTACAGGCACCAGTTCGGCGACGACTGGCACCAGTTCGGACTtggattttgataaaaatttgGCGCAAAATTAGGATTATATTGATACCCGTACGAGTTGTAGCAGTGGGGATTTCTTAGCAGCTCCTCCCTTTTGTACTTCTCGGCGTTGTAGTACGCCAAGCTGTTGTAGTCGTTGTACGTATTTTCGTACGGATTAAAATGTCCGTACGGATTTGTCGGGAAGCTGTAGGCGTTGGCCACCTGGGGGTAGTTGCCGTAGCCCTGAATCGGAGCTTGATTTCCGTAGGATTGTTGATTGACAGCTTGGAAGTTGCTGCCGGAGAACTCGGTGGGTTTGTTGGCCGCGACCATATTCTGGCTATCATCGTGGCTGATAGTGTAGTTGGCTTGGGATGTGGCAGTTTGGGGGACAGTGTTGTTCGGTGACCTATTGTCGTATGGACTTCTGTGTTCGTATCCTTGGGCTAGTGGCGTTCTGTCTGAAGGTGGATACGGTTTCAAGAATGTAGTGTTCTCCATGCCTTCGGCAGGATTGACGTGCTGTGATCGCGAGGGAGGCCGCGCCTTTGGAACCCTGAACAAGGAGTTTTCGTTTTCTGGAGTCGTAGGTTCCTTGGTTTTGGAAGGATCCCAATTCTTGGATTCGGGTGATTTCCACACACTCTTTCGCGATTCTAAGGAAGCATTTAATTCAGTACTGTTGTTTGGAGATTTTAACTCAGGAACTTGAGAAGGAGCCGGCGAGGCCGGGGTGCTCTGCGATTTCTGCGaaatttcagtcagtctcggggAGCTTGGCATATCGAAGTCTGGAAGTTTCTGCGCGAGGTCAGCTATGAGAGAGTTTTTATCTGTTTCCGCAGGATTCTTTTGGGACAACGTGTCGGAATTTGTGTCGCTTCTGTTTGAGTCCGGACTGTAGTTGTTCGGCGGAACGTTGAGATGCGCCGTCGTGGAATCGGGGTCCTCCTTGACGACGTTGCTGAACATTTCGGCGCCGGCGAAATCCGGCCACTGGTTCTGCGAGGGGTTCATCTGATCGCTACTCGGAGGGTTCGGGAACTGGTCCCTCTTCTGTAGACCGGAAGCGAAACCGGGAAGCTCATCGGGATTAGGATTCTGGCAGCTTTCGACCGGCGGAGGATTGTTGACGTGGTTCGGATACAGCGCGTTCTGGTGGTGCAGGTTGTAACTCTGCTCGTAGGAGTTATACGGCGAGTCGAGAACGGTGCTGGATATCTGGTTGCTCTGCAGCTGGGCGTCGGTGAAGTTGTCTATCATGGTGGCCATGTCGAGCAGGGCGGGGTTGCTCAGGTTGGGGTTCATGAGGCCGGTGGAGTTGTGCATGGGGTTGAAGGCGGAGTTGAAGGAGTTGTTGGGGTAGGGCGAGGGGTTGGAGTGTGCTCGCGCGGGGGTGAGCGCGCGGGGGGCGGGGGAGGCGCTATGGCTGCGCGGGCTGGGGTTGTTGCGCGCGTCGGGCTGCGGGGTGCGCGGCGCGGGGGGGTGCACGGGCTTCTTCTGGCCGGTGGGGCTGGGCTGGCTGCCGGTGGAGTTGTTGGCGTCGGTCGCTTCTTCGTCTTTCCGCTTCTTCCCGTGCCTTCGGCAGGGCTGGAGTGGGACGGAGCGCACGCGTACTTCCATGGGATATCTGTAAGCGATGAGAAAATTTAGTTATATTAATTAACTGTGTAAGCACCttcagtgaaacacttaatgtgtgaatgtcacgccctagccagacaaagaatgaaggactttggagcaggatatctggaactaaaggactttaaaacgctacccatgagctccatcatccgacacatggatatggtgggaaaagctcttgagtagttgacggatcttctctagggggtaattgcacaaaagatccctatgggtcgaagtgtatccgcaagggcccccgaaaacaataagataagataagataagcacCTTCATTGCGAAATCGGCTACGATCTGATATGCAAATCCTCAGAGGAAGACCTTATCAAAATTAAGCGTATTGAAAAATTTGTGGATACGTGACCGAAGTATCCACATTTAGAACCACTCAAAGATCGTatattgttacttattttttcaGTTTTCTGGCTACAAAGCCAAGCAAAGTAACATGATAATACATCACCACTCACTTATCCAACACCTCGAGCGCGCCGCTCTTGATCTTTTCCTCCTGCGCTTCCCTCGACCCAAACTCGTCCGTCGTGTCCAGCACGTACAAAGGCAGCACGTGTAGTTGTTCGTCGTTGGGCTTGGACAGCGAGCGGTGGCGGGCGAGGGTGACGACGGCGGTGCAGCCGTTGTTCATGTTGTGCAGGTCGCGGTGGGCGTGCGCGCAGAAGTCGATGCATGCTGTTACGCCtggaaagataagataagataaaagatagtttattcaagtaggcataattacaatgcgcttatgaacgtcaaataaagctaggtagaccggctccaaccctacacctctgccccgagaagatttaaatcccccctcaattggaggagggtatcccattatgggaccggcaacaaaagGTGAGTGGGGGTTTAGTGGGTAAAGAAACTATTCCTATCAAGACTACCAGGAAAGATAGAAGTGCATAAATTAAACTCCGTAATAATTCTTCTGTCTTCAATACCGTTCCTCGCCTTCGACAAGTGACTTTGACTAATATTTAACTATTTCGAACACGGATGGTTCTTATACAAATTGACATCTCTAATTTTATTAGAACGGTATAGCTACACTGTACACCTAATATACGTAGTACCTTAGTGGCCACGCGAGCCTTATTGCCAAATAGGCGAAACAATAAGACTTAACGtggatgcagaaaatagttcgTCAACGAGTATCATAAAGAAATTCGATGATAAATACTTACCAGAAAACGGCCGTCCCGGCTTAAACCCCAATCTACAATCCGACGCCTCCTTCTCAAACTGGCACTGGTTCTCAAAGCTCTTCGGGGCCAAGTTCATGTACAGGGGGCTCAACAGCGTCGCGAGCACGTGCATTCGCTCTTCTATTTCGGACTCTTCTGTTTTCACGGAAAGTCTGAATTTGCGGACGGTTTTGGAACGTGCGTATTTGCAGCCGTTGTAGTACATAGACCAAGAGCAGCCGAAGCTGTAGGAGGCGCCACAGGATTCTGGGTCCAGTCCTGGAATTGAAACGAATAATTATTAGTTTTTCGGAGTAATTACTTTAGTAATCCAACCCCTTTATCTATTTCTCAGAGCAAGTATACTAAACAGTGAttactagcgacatctagcgacGCATTTCATAGAATTTAGTATTtatcagtatttatttattttgttctagCGACCCgcttcggcttcgcacgggttaacaaattatacataaaccttcctcttgaatcactctatcaatTAAAAACaactgcatcaaaatctgttgcgtagctttaaagatctaagcatatatacagacagacagcggtaaacgactttgttttatactatgtagtgataacaaAAGTAcagatacatatatatttcaataaaataatataggaAGTTGACAATTGCAGGCGCTACTAGCATAAACTAATCCAgaggtcggcaacccgcggcccgcgggccgcatgcggcccgtgaacctgtcacttgcggcccgcgagcctccctggctatttcgtgtgtaatattgacaaacgacaatgtctgataaagacataaatattaacaaagtgcggcccgtgtcaacttcgttaaaaaactactatgtggcccttggctgctaaaaggttgccgaccgctgaactAATCtaacaaataagtaggtacttagtaggtacatatcaacCATATGAATATCaagatttataactcaagataggttataggcgttccaaaattgaagctcttaacttgtgacaaattggacaagttgcctttagtcgtggctggacaagcgagaaatgtgcacgtgctaacgagctcccgcacaccgaaagagaaagagatgaacgagtgtgacaaagatagatggaatgagaaaattaatcaaaaataacagatttcttcgtaggcacagaaataaaatatggaagtattttttgtgctcgtcaagtatgagtataacctatctatggttgtataatatcattgatgAATATCAAGTAATTTTTAAGGTTCATTACCTTGACAGGCGCATGTTCTGTTTTCATTAGTAGCACATCGCCGGGTGGTAGGCAAGCCGTAGCGGTTGAGTTTGTGCGACAACAGCGTGTAGTCCAAGTCGGCCTCGGACTGCGGGATGCCCTCCCACGCCACCAGACACACCACGATCCACGTGGTTGGGCACTTGTGCCCGGCGCGGCATTTCACCACCACTAGAACTTTCTCGGTGTAGCTTGAGCGACGAATCACCTGTGAAGTGGTTTCGGTTCAGCGCCGTTGATAgaaaccacagaacaagtagaatggcgatgcgagcagggtacgtgtcgccgccggttatgagcaaacgctcgcatgctagtactcgcccgcgctggccgaaaaacgtaaacatgccttttgcgccacaataacgttcagattaagaagccagacatcaaatctgtctaaaggaggcgtatccattcaccaggcacacaaggttttactaccgttgcgcgagaaatgtggaaatgtggagagggacgagcggcgacaccggttccgatactaactgcgcgcgatagccgttctaacctctttaatatgttctgtgatagAAACAAAGAGAGTGGCGTCATCTGTTGTTGAGTGGAGATAATATTTCGTCTATTTTGTGTTGGAAATTAGTGTCGCCCTCTATAGTTGAATATCCAAAGTTATTTACGATGAAACGTGTGTTTAATCAGTACAAAGTGGTTACTGATAACTTGATAAGTGATTAAGTAATGTAATTCAATAATCACATTTTATATGCAACACATAACATAGTCTGCCTGACTGACattttagtaagtaggtatagtaacATTTTGATTCTTGTGTCACTAATGAGAAAGCACTCAAGTAAATAGTCGTTGGGATCCATACACTCACCCACTTGGCCATGGGGCAGCCCTGGGCCGACTTCCCTTCCTTGCCGGTGTAGCAAACTTTCTCGATGCGTAACTCTTTGCCTGACAACCCTGTGCGACCTTCGAGCTCCTTCCGAAGCTCTGCTAGGGTTGCCGCTGCTCCTGAAATTTATAATTGGTTATTATATAGAAAAAGTCtattaatataaacaaattcgtAATCTAACCAAGTACGTTGTtagataaaaacaaataaaatatattttatttgaaaaaattcAACTTCTTATGAGAGTCAGTTATTTAGCAATACGTAACTAAACAGAACAAAAGCAAATCGAGATGAGACAATGAATGCCAAGATCTGGTTTAATAATGAtttgtactttaaaaaaaatgttttacctAAATGAGTGTAATAGCTGCCAGGTTCCGGAGGATTCTTGTCAGCGGGAAAGCAATTGCAGTCAGGCACCTCCGTCCTCGAATTGTTTTTTAACCGTTCCAGATTCTCTAAGTATTCCTTCGAGTAGTTGAATTGGTTCTCTTTAACTTTAGTTATATCTGGGACGGGGGTTGGCGGCTTTTTGGCGTCCTTTTCTTCAGGGTCGTCTTCTAGGATTTCGTCCTTAGTTTGAAGGCCGGGACAGGCGCCATCTCGCAAATGTTCTGGAGGCGGCTTCTTGGTAGACCCTTGTCGGCAGCAAGAGTAGCCTATCTCGTTGTTAATGGACGCTGGACCACCGTCCCCGGGGTACATATAAGGCTCATGGCTCTTTGGAACATTGTAGCTTAAATTTTTGTAAATCTTATGCCCTGGAGGAGAATGTTCCGACTTTATTTGTTCTATATAGTAAGGCGCTCTTGGCTCCGATGCTCTCTCAATATTAATTCGATTCTCCAATTCCTTAGCTTGTTTTTGTTGCTCGATATAATTCCGATTGTACTTCTGAAATCCcatgtttttttgtaatctTGGATACACTTCAGCTTCTTGTCTTCTCTCGTACGGGTAATTCTGAAAATTCTGGTAATTTTGCGCCTTTTGACCAAAATTTTCTTGCTTTATAGTAGAAATAGGTGGCAGCACTGTACTCTGCGAGCGTGCTATGCCGTTTGGGTATTCCCGGTAAGGGTTGTTCATGTCCTTGCTTTTGCAATAATTTGGGTTACCGTTTTGCTGAAGCCTAGAC encodes:
- the LOC134650170 gene encoding methylcytosine dioxygenase TET isoform X2; translation: MSEALRSEAGADAHLPPFSTFVGDMAENEQRILAADARLLDPGWEYYERGDAVSVIASQAQYRPWESMPITVGAKDAILRAGFSSPLDYQSVTLQPINKLPSFQSQFQTFPETTVIPETGLPSVTPVPVTASPTPSASPSQLTQLTQLTTPSSPAHLTTLAQVTPLSTTLTTLSPVNATTFHTLTAVNARSYPIVPAPLQARELAPAGQAYIDDRHIQLYQPNIATINAFPTQNGILHQNGTILHQNASLLQNIQSPTVVHVLKNEPFDMKSLQEKYTPNGLHHSNFQNPMLIESGYEKKNGFGNGSSPTRSDFRKKERRKMRANSSESDGSNMEMGSESSGQVAAVSSTAGFKSPLHGAPPMSTGPMDLDDISSEKQTKKKRKRCGECIGCQRKDNCGDCAPCRNDKSHQICKQRRCEKLTEKKVLQDIKSYRGRKPLGGTAGVPGPAGVVVPGVAGLSPGVPAAASPSPAPQAPAAPSPSPATTPGMKQEHPSQPMAPMPFYAGDPNRFPTTWQTDPSQGWQNQFIQQLPTQTGQTTLDYQGNHTAYATSPYQANTTYTVQNVATTFDVTNNTYYQAGVQAVPAQRPPSARAYTPVPSPRAPHYPEYQQQYAQQATTPGVTGGNDSRPASAASYQSAVPTTSAPVYSVSQQTYERTDYQEHSEEYNGENGTGESSNDTERQDNTPNGQHSGNAEPGYLQGSSGPRASLDCSGYPGGYNGGHQYRENGQSQQQQQQQQQQQQQQQQQQQQQQQQQQQQDWQQRQWQHNQRINQQMQNQQLQNQQLQNQQMQNQVIQNQQQIQNQQQQLQSQQQQIQNQQHIQNQQQMQNHQNQHMQQQREDAEQQLFSQSDRVNLNSRLKTMILNKQSHARDGSGTPPDKGDPGEGPPRPLDERKGGAVNDDRNTTGHFLSYSHHLRDNYRLGEQYPAAGNYSQNAHAYGASEFGGGGHHVWEGGTEVPRGYDKHAKNAKTQKLPSYADVREQYGYPSAPYEAQKYAEMYGSDSLSYSQTDSKDFQSKMVIGPVSEMNQQNCAPARDTNAQTRNYDHREYDAKFRHPSAPLIPKLETPDSYQYPKDDRLKDQSRLQQNGNPNYCKSKDMNNPYREYPNGIARSQSTVLPPISTIKQENFGQKAQNYQNFQNYPYERRQEAEVYPRLQKNMGFQKYNRNYIEQQKQAKELENRINIERASEPRAPYYIEQIKSEHSPPGHKIYKNLSYNVPKSHEPYMYPGDGGPASINNEIGYSCCRQGSTKKPPPEHLRDGACPGLQTKDEILEDDPEEKDAKKPPTPVPDITKVKENQFNYSKEYLENLERLKNNSRTEVPDCNCFPADKNPPEPGSYYTHLGAAATLAELRKELEGRTGLSGKELRIEKVCYTGKEGKSAQGCPMAKWVIRRSSYTEKVLVVVKCRAGHKCPTTWIVVCLVAWEGIPQSEADLDYTLLSHKLNRYGLPTTRRCATNENRTCACQGLDPESCGASYSFGCSWSMYYNGCKYARSKTVRKFRLSVKTEESEIEERMHVLATLLSPLYMNLAPKSFENQCQFEKEASDCRLGFKPGRPFSGVTACIDFCAHAHRDLHNMNNGCTAVVTLARHRSLSKPNDEQLHVLPLYVLDTTDEFGSREAQEEKIKSGALEVLDKYPMEVRVRSVPLQPCRRHGKKRKDEEATDANNSTGSQPSPTGQKKPVHPPAPRTPQPDARNNPSPRSHSASPAPRALTPARAHSNPSPYPNNSFNSAFNPMHNSTGLMNPNLSNPALLDMATMIDNFTDAQLQSNQISSTVLDSPYNSYEQSYNLHHQNALYPNHVNNPPPVESCQNPNPDELPGFASGLQKRDQFPNPPSSDQMNPSQNQWPDFAGAEMFSNVVKEDPDSTTAHLNVPPNNYSPDSNRSDTNSDTLSQKNPAETDKNSLIADLAQKLPDFDMPSSPRLTEISQKSQSTPASPAPSQVPELKSPNNSTELNASLESRKSVWKSPESKNWDPSKTKEPTTPENENSLFRVPKARPPSRSQHVNPAEGMENTTFLKPYPPSDRTPLAQGYEHRSPYDNRSPNNTVPQTATSQANYTISHDDSQNMVAANKPTEFSGSNFQAVNQQSYGNQAPIQGYGNYPQVANAYSFPTNPYGHFNPYENTYNDYNSLAYYNAEKYKREELLRNPHCYNSYGYQYNPNFAPNFYQNPSPNWCQSSPNWCLYPPPFSIPYPPEPPKAEPIGEVTEVTDNLECFKDGQMGGVAIALGHGSVLFECAKHEMHSTTSVRTPNRMNPTRISLVFYQHRNLNRPKHGLEEWEEKMRLKKLGLTPPPCAAGSAPASPSPRAAARADVPGYGSLAALVEATAAARRAGHVLLRAHTNTTTSWTTLFPMHGCTVTGPYQESAT